In a genomic window of SAR324 cluster bacterium:
- a CDS encoding MBL fold metallo-hydrolase, whose amino-acid sequence MTKDFPKLWRRFWGRVPQQPVSLKQIRPQIEFLKNNRTETTLTWIGHSTFLWQHLGINIITDPHLSNRASPVEFIGPERLNPPGIKLNELPLIDYVIISHNHYDHLDRKSVLALTKQQLEKPPYFLVPLGLKSWFANIGITEKVIELDWWQSEQIGQWNFTAVPVQHWSKRGLFDTNKTLWAGWVVKSPQQKFFFAGDTGYSKDFVEIGKRYGPMDLSLIPIGAYAPRWSMKDMHVNPEEAVKIHLDVESRQSIGMHWGTFLNLTEEPLLEPPQRLLQELMEQGINPLEFRVLEHGQTLMF is encoded by the coding sequence ATGACAAAGGATTTCCCCAAACTCTGGAGACGTTTCTGGGGTAGGGTTCCTCAACAGCCAGTAAGCTTGAAGCAAATTCGACCCCAGATTGAATTTTTGAAAAATAATCGAACGGAAACAACACTCACTTGGATTGGTCATTCAACCTTTCTTTGGCAACACCTGGGCATCAATATCATTACCGACCCTCACCTTAGTAATCGTGCATCCCCAGTAGAATTTATTGGGCCTGAGCGACTCAATCCTCCTGGTATAAAATTGAACGAATTACCATTGATTGATTACGTTATAATTTCACACAATCACTATGATCACCTTGATCGTAAATCGGTATTAGCACTCACAAAGCAACAGCTAGAAAAACCTCCTTATTTTCTAGTTCCACTCGGTCTGAAAAGTTGGTTTGCAAACATTGGAATTACTGAGAAGGTGATTGAACTAGATTGGTGGCAGAGTGAACAGATTGGTCAGTGGAATTTTACAGCAGTTCCTGTTCAGCACTGGAGCAAACGAGGTTTGTTTGATACAAACAAGACTCTTTGGGCAGGGTGGGTCGTCAAATCTCCTCAACAAAAATTCTTTTTTGCTGGAGATACTGGCTATTCAAAAGATTTTGTAGAAATCGGTAAGCGTTATGGCCCGATGGATCTTTCTTTAATCCCCATCGGGGCATATGCACCCCGATGGTCTATGAAGGATATGCATGTTAATCCAGAAGAGGCTGTCAAAATTCACCTTGATGTCGAGAGTCGCCAATCCATAGGAATGCACTGGGGAACCTTTTTGAACTTAACTGAAGAACCACTTCTAGAACCTCCACAGAGATTATTGCAGGAGCTTATGGAACAAGGAATCAACCCACTGGAATTCCGTGTTCTTGAGCATGGTCAAACACTCATGTTTTGA
- a CDS encoding phytanoyl-CoA dioxygenase family protein translates to MKEFRLSSEQLDNFLDDGFLIIPNLLDAKETDLLLTAASADPMMKENVFDVSDRKGQTSQMTLWNHPGDDLWGMVSRSSRIVTSMEKLLDGEVYHYHSKLILKKPNEGGAWEWHQDYGYWYKNGCLFPHMASCWIALNRADKENGCLQVIRGSHKAGRIEHGVYSTQHCADPERVEQLLNRLELIYCELEPGSAVFFHCNTLHRSDANISERDRWNLICCYNAAKNDPYFSSHHPQYTPLKKVPDTAIKQMGLQLSAGPESFYKPDESSISRAHTAK, encoded by the coding sequence ATGAAAGAATTCAGACTGTCATCTGAACAACTTGATAACTTCCTTGATGATGGTTTCTTAATAATTCCAAATTTATTGGATGCTAAAGAAACAGATCTCCTTTTAACAGCAGCTAGTGCTGATCCAATGATGAAGGAAAATGTCTTTGATGTAAGCGATCGGAAAGGACAAACCAGCCAAATGACACTTTGGAATCATCCTGGTGATGATCTTTGGGGGATGGTAAGCCGCTCGAGCCGTATCGTAACCTCAATGGAAAAACTACTTGACGGGGAGGTTTATCACTACCATTCCAAGCTTATCCTGAAAAAACCAAATGAAGGGGGTGCTTGGGAGTGGCACCAAGATTATGGCTATTGGTACAAGAATGGGTGCTTGTTTCCTCACATGGCAAGTTGCTGGATCGCCTTAAACCGTGCCGATAAAGAAAATGGATGTCTTCAGGTCATTCGGGGTTCTCACAAAGCAGGTCGCATCGAACATGGTGTTTATTCGACCCAACACTGTGCTGACCCTGAACGTGTTGAACAGTTACTTAATCGGTTAGAACTTATCTACTGTGAACTAGAACCGGGCTCCGCAGTTTTTTTCCATTGCAACACTCTTCATCGATCTGATGCTAACATTAGCGAGCGAGACCGCTGGAATTTAATCTGCTGCTACAACGCTGCTAAGAATGATCCCTATTTTTCATCACATCATCCCCAATACACTCCGCTGAAAAAAGTCCCTGACACTGCGATCAAACAAATGGGGCTGCAACTTAGTGCCGGCCCTGAATCATTCTACAAACCCGATGAATCAAGCATTTCACGAGCTCATACAGCAAAGTGA
- a CDS encoding sulfatase encodes MNQQPNIIFIMADDHAARAISCYGAGINETPNIDRLAEEGIRLNHCYVTNSICTPSRAAILTGTYNHVNCVFTLQTPINNRMPNVAKHLRTGNYQTAVIGKWHLGEGKEHEPTGFDFWSVLPGQGEYFDPYMIEMGETIEVPGYATDIITDKSLNWLKSRDLEKPFFLMCLHKAPHREWEPHPKNRGLYQADIAVPETFDDDYKNRARAAKEAKMRIKDDMKYSDLGLVQPEGGLEVGERTRIGSTNRKVPNPSDVSSLRLIDKETGEAFTFQNREELSHFKYQRYLKRYLRTIHSIDESVGKILDYLDDTGMAENTLVIYTSDQGFFLGEHGWYDKRFMYEESFQMPFLARFPAEIPMGSVCENVCCNVDFAPTFLDFAGLSIPSYMQGRSLRPLFLGEVPGDWSEITYHRYWMHRDPDHNAYSHYGIRNQRYKLIYWYNEGYDLPGTNHGGEDREWELFDCKKDPLELFNCYSQPEYQEVVNTMKIELLKKMREIGDEPEHI; translated from the coding sequence ATGAATCAACAACCCAATATCATCTTCATTATGGCCGATGATCATGCTGCAAGAGCCATCAGTTGCTATGGGGCAGGAATCAATGAGACCCCAAATATCGATCGGCTTGCCGAAGAGGGCATTCGCCTTAATCACTGTTATGTTACCAACTCAATTTGTACTCCAAGTCGGGCTGCTATTCTTACGGGCACATACAACCATGTAAATTGTGTCTTCACTCTCCAGACACCGATCAACAACAGAATGCCAAATGTGGCAAAACACCTGAGGACTGGCAACTATCAGACTGCTGTCATTGGGAAGTGGCATTTGGGTGAAGGAAAAGAACACGAGCCTACCGGATTTGATTTTTGGTCAGTGTTACCTGGACAGGGAGAATATTTTGATCCTTACATGATTGAGATGGGCGAAACCATTGAAGTGCCAGGTTATGCTACAGATATCATCACTGATAAAAGCCTCAACTGGCTCAAGTCACGAGATCTTGAAAAACCATTCTTTTTGATGTGCCTACACAAAGCCCCCCACCGAGAATGGGAGCCCCATCCAAAAAACAGGGGGCTCTATCAAGCTGACATAGCGGTGCCAGAAACTTTTGATGATGACTATAAAAATCGTGCCCGGGCTGCCAAAGAAGCCAAAATGCGAATCAAAGATGACATGAAGTACTCTGACCTCGGACTCGTTCAACCCGAGGGTGGATTGGAAGTTGGTGAGCGTACAAGAATCGGTAGTACCAATCGAAAAGTCCCCAACCCCTCAGATGTCAGCAGCCTACGACTAATTGATAAGGAGACTGGAGAGGCCTTTACTTTTCAAAACCGCGAAGAGCTTAGTCATTTCAAATACCAGCGTTATCTCAAGCGCTACTTACGTACTATTCATTCCATTGATGAGAGTGTTGGTAAAATTCTGGATTACCTTGATGATACTGGAATGGCTGAGAATACCCTTGTCATCTATACATCTGACCAAGGATTCTTTCTTGGAGAACATGGCTGGTATGACAAACGATTCATGTATGAGGAATCATTTCAAATGCCTTTCCTTGCTCGTTTCCCAGCTGAAATTCCGATGGGGTCAGTTTGTGAAAATGTTTGCTGTAATGTTGATTTTGCTCCAACATTTCTTGATTTCGCAGGTCTCTCTATTCCAAGTTATATGCAGGGGAGAAGTCTTCGGCCGTTGTTCCTTGGAGAGGTTCCAGGCGATTGGTCTGAAATCACTTATCATCGCTATTGGATGCATCGTGATCCGGATCATAACGCATACTCTCATTACGGAATTCGAAATCAACGGTACAAACTCATTTATTGGTATAATGAGGGCTATGATCTGCCAGGTACGAATCACGGTGGCGAAGACCGTGAATGGGAACTTTTTGATTGCAAGAAAGATCCTCTGGAGTTGTTTAACTGTTATTCACAGCCAGAGTACCAAGAAGTTGTCAACACTATGAAAATTGAACTTTTGAAGAAGATGAGGGAAATAGGAGATGAACCGGAACACATTTAA
- a CDS encoding NUDIX pyrophosphatase, translating to MRAPFQVLVFPYKQKGETILFLICLRRDLGFWQPISGGGEDTETSLEAAKRELNEETALLGKNWLQLDSMCTLPKIIFNDHKYWPNHLLVVPEYAFSVEVMGEPTLSSEHCDYCWCDATKAQKLLKYDSNKIALWELCERLKAQGKWIPRLQRF from the coding sequence ATGAGAGCACCATTTCAAGTTTTGGTTTTTCCTTACAAACAGAAAGGTGAAACCATCCTTTTTCTCATTTGTCTTCGAAGAGATCTTGGCTTCTGGCAGCCCATATCAGGTGGTGGGGAAGATACTGAGACCTCTCTGGAAGCTGCTAAAAGAGAATTGAATGAGGAAACAGCACTTTTGGGCAAAAACTGGCTGCAACTGGATTCAATGTGTACCCTGCCAAAAATAATATTTAATGATCACAAGTATTGGCCTAATCACCTGCTTGTTGTTCCGGAGTATGCATTCTCAGTGGAAGTCATGGGTGAACCTACTTTGTCATCAGAGCATTGTGATTATTGTTGGTGTGATGCTACCAAAGCACAAAAACTTCTTAAATACGACTCTAACAAAATTGCTCTTTGGGAGCTGTGTGAGCGGCTAAAAGCTCAAGGAAAATGGATTCCAAGGTTACAAAGATTTTAA
- a CDS encoding pirin family protein yields the protein MTEKKWIEKIVAPNEKHWVGDGFHVSTIFSMHSEDTESISPFLMMDHAAPKYFPPTQRKRGVGEHPHRGFETVTFAIKGEVEHRDSGGGGGKITTGGIQWMTAGSGVVHDEFHSREFSQKGGDFEMIQLWVNLPSKFKMTPPRYQSFEKGDFPIIDHGNHEITVKVIAGNFSTVTSPVKTFSPINMYELNGPSSSQLEIQLPVGSNTLVFQLSGKSSIGDRQIEKGNLAILSKSGDSFKLELLEESKVMILNGEPLGEPVAAYGPFVMNTRQELMEAFKDFQAGKMGQLVN from the coding sequence TTGACTGAAAAAAAGTGGATCGAAAAAATAGTTGCTCCAAATGAAAAGCACTGGGTTGGTGATGGTTTTCATGTTAGTACGATTTTCTCTATGCACTCTGAAGATACCGAAAGTATCAGTCCATTTTTGATGATGGATCATGCTGCTCCCAAATATTTTCCACCAACCCAAAGGAAACGTGGAGTTGGAGAGCACCCCCATCGGGGGTTTGAAACCGTAACTTTTGCAATCAAAGGGGAGGTGGAGCATCGGGACTCTGGGGGTGGTGGAGGCAAGATCACCACTGGCGGTATTCAGTGGATGACAGCAGGTTCCGGTGTCGTTCATGATGAATTCCATTCACGCGAGTTTTCTCAAAAAGGAGGTGATTTTGAGATGATCCAACTATGGGTCAACCTTCCTTCAAAATTTAAGATGACTCCACCTCGGTATCAGTCCTTTGAGAAAGGTGATTTTCCAATAATTGATCACGGAAATCACGAAATTACCGTCAAGGTTATCGCGGGAAACTTTAGTACAGTCACTTCCCCAGTGAAAACTTTTTCCCCAATCAACATGTATGAACTCAATGGCCCCTCCAGTTCCCAGCTAGAAATACAGCTGCCTGTAGGAAGCAACACCTTAGTTTTTCAACTTTCAGGTAAGTCATCTATTGGTGATCGGCAGATCGAGAAAGGGAATCTCGCCATTCTTAGCAAATCAGGAGATTCTTTTAAACTAGAACTTTTAGAGGAATCTAAAGTGATGATTCTAAACGGGGAACCCCTTGGCGAGCCTGTAGCGGCTTATGGGCCTTTCGTAATGAACACACGCCAAGAATTAATGGAAGCATTCAAAGATTTTCAGGCGGGTAAAATGGGGCAGTTGGTCAACTAG
- a CDS encoding metal-dependent hydrolase produces MDSVTQAVLGGAVSYAVLGRRLGKRATLYGIALGTLPDLDVLIDFGGPIENMTHHRGFSHSFLVQALVAPLFVVLLSRLPYGRDASWIRWYVAIYLSFATHSLADLFTVYGTQILWPLTDHPFAHSILFIVDPVYTIPLLFAVISTFLMRDRNQALKLNAYMLGLSTLYLVWSTGAKWIIDNRVQMALASRGISAQVYESTPAPLNTILWRGVAVEGDQYFEIWASIFDEVDQIQIRGFPRNIDLLLPIENHPNIERLRWFTKGQYKVWRSDDEIIISDLRMGVEGAYVFNFEVGREIDNQTNIGSFQQIPQRLDFSGLQSVLARIFDPTVSVSNPN; encoded by the coding sequence TTGGATTCAGTAACACAAGCCGTCTTAGGTGGCGCTGTCAGTTACGCTGTCTTAGGTCGTCGCCTTGGCAAACGTGCCACACTGTATGGAATAGCCTTGGGAACCCTGCCCGATCTGGATGTGCTGATTGATTTTGGTGGTCCAATTGAGAACATGACGCACCATCGCGGTTTCTCTCACTCCTTTTTGGTGCAAGCTTTAGTAGCGCCGCTTTTCGTCGTACTTTTGTCGCGATTGCCTTACGGGCGTGATGCTTCTTGGATCCGTTGGTACGTTGCAATATATCTTTCTTTCGCCACCCATTCACTTGCTGATTTATTCACGGTTTATGGCACACAGATCCTCTGGCCTTTGACAGATCACCCGTTTGCACACTCAATTTTATTTATCGTAGATCCAGTCTACACCATCCCACTGCTTTTTGCCGTGATCAGCACATTTCTGATGCGTGACCGAAATCAAGCCTTGAAACTCAATGCCTACATGCTAGGACTCTCCACTCTCTACCTCGTATGGAGTACCGGAGCCAAGTGGATCATTGATAATCGAGTCCAAATGGCATTGGCCAGCCGAGGGATTTCAGCTCAAGTATATGAGTCAACACCCGCCCCTCTGAATACCATATTATGGCGTGGAGTCGCAGTGGAAGGTGATCAATACTTCGAAATTTGGGCATCTATCTTTGATGAAGTGGATCAAATTCAGATTCGTGGTTTCCCTCGCAACATAGATCTACTTTTACCCATAGAGAATCACCCGAATATAGAGCGTCTGCGCTGGTTTACCAAAGGCCAATATAAGGTCTGGCGATCAGATGATGAGATCATCATCTCTGATCTTCGGATGGGGGTTGAGGGAGCTTATGTATTTAATTTTGAAGTCGGTCGTGAAATCGACAATCAAACAAATATTGGCAGTTTTCAACAAATTCCACAGAGACTAGATTTTTCCGGTTTGCAGTCTGTCTTGGCCCGGATATTTGATCCAACAGTCAGCGTATCCAATCCCAATTAG